A region of the Flavobacteriales bacterium genome:
CTCAACTAATATATTTGAAGTATTCGAAAACTTTAAATATTAAACACTAATTGAGATGATTGAATTAACAAAATTACAACTACAAGATAGTTTGAATAGAGTACTTAAAGAAGATGGATACATGAGCTATCCAATTTTAAATTTGACAAGAAACTGAATGAAAGGATGTAAATTTTGAAGAAAAATTTACTACTTCAAATTCATTAGTCGAGATGACCTAGACACACTTTTTGGGACACTACCTTTCATAATTAGCGATATTAGTCGGTAAGTTTGCTTTGTTTACTTGATACTTATTAGTGCCTCCTGTATCAGTTATAACAAATATTATTGAAACCATTACATCAACACACATATAGACTATTGCACCGACGAGGTAGCTTCTTCTTTTATATTTCTCTTTAAACATATAGCTTATTACGAGAATGAAAAGCAAAACGTTTAGGTAATTTTACCGGAGGGCTTAGAACTGGATAAATGCCTGATATCCATATCCTCGTACTTCATCTAAATGAGATGAACACTCCTTGAATGATTCGTATTGACCGGTAATATATCTATACATTCCGTCAGCATCAATAATCTCTTTAACATCTGGTAATCCTTTGAAAAAATCCAAATCAACATGATACCCGTATGCTCCAACCTGAACTGTATAATATCCCAATTGCCCCATTGTTACATACTCTGTTTCTACTACTTCATTAGGTTCATCCTCATCAAATTCTTCCTCATAATCATCATTAATTGGATTAGATTTAGGCTTTGGTCTATTATTATCCAGATCTTTATAATGATCGGCCGCCATAGGTAACTCAACTAGTTCTACACGTCTATTCTTTAGGTTTAAAGAAAACCGTCTATACCTTTCACCGTAGCCAACAACTTTAAAACTTCGTTTATGAACCCCATTATCTAAAAGAAAATCTCCTATCGAGTTGGCCCTTCTTTTGGAAAGCAGTCTGTTATAGGCTCTTGTTCCAACACTATCTGTATGTCCTCCTATTTCTATTTTTATTTTCTCATTCTCTACCAAATAGTCAACTACTCTAAATAATTCAGTCTCTCCTGCATTGGAAATTAAATAGCTATCAAATTCAAAATTTATATTCTTGAATATGAATTTACCTTTTCTTGCCTTTTTCTTTGTTTTTACTTTAGGTATGGTTTCTTCAGCAGATAATACTTCTATCGTTTCCTTAAATGCTTTAATGTCTGTCTCGCTCACATGTACGGCATCGACACTATAGACTTTTACCTCTTCACCTTCGTTATATTCAACTTGACCAACTATAACGGTAGATTTTGAGAAGTTTGCATTTGCTTTTATTATATAGCTAATTTCAAACGCAATGTTTTTGGGGAACCTGTTCTAAGTAAAGGATAGTTCTTGATTCGAAAAACCCATATCTGCCCCGGCCGACTGCACGGCTTCTGCTGTAAAGTGAGCAGGTATTAATTCAGAAAGCTTAACTGATCCCTCAATTTCCTTATGCTTAATATTTAATGTTACGACGTACTCTGTATCGCTAATTTGCTCTACTTTTCTATCTACCAATACTCGAGTATTTGAAAGAGCATTTTCAACCTCGTAGTCAGGAATAGTATCTTTTACTATGTCTGCGATTACAGTATCTGTATTCAATTCCATCTTTTTCTCGTTAATGAAATAGTTCAATTCAGTATCTTCTGGTTCCATTAAATTGATAAAATCCGTACAAGCATCAATAAGACCTTTTTCAAAGACATCTCGTTGCTCAACTAAAAGGTGCTTTTGTATATCAAAAAATGCATTTCGAAACGAAACTGTTTGTTCTATTTTATTCTCTCCCGTCTTTTTCTTATTCATATGAATAACCTGAAAAATCTCATATGGCTCGCATTGTTTTGGTGTATGTATTTCCTGCGTTTGCTTTAAATATCCACCCCTCTCAATACTCATTACATAATTCGTGTTTGCCTTAAGCTCTACGATAAAAGAACCTTTTTTAGATGCAGCTGCATAAGCGACTACTTTCTTTCCCGATATTTTATTTGTGAAGGTTATTTGGGTTTCAACTAATTCGTCATCTTTAGTCATCACAACACCCCTTAACCTCACAGTATTAATGAAGGCACATTCAATTGCAAATTCATAGATATCCATATCCCCTTTTCCTCCTTCTCGTGAAGAAGATATTAGTCCTGTTTTATTATTTGGACCAATAACAAAACCTAAATCATCCATGGAAGAATTGATTGGCTGTCTCATATTCTTAGGCAAAGACCAATCTTCTTTTATATTATCCGAATAAAACACATCGTAGCCCCCCATACTACTGTGTCCTAGAGAAGAAAAATATAATCGATCATTTTCTGTCGTCATGAAAGGAGTAATTTCATCATATTTTGAGTTGATAATTGGCCCTAGATTTTCTGCAACAGTCCATGTACTATCCTCATTTTTTACAGACCTATAAATATCTAATCCCCCATAACCACCTTCTCTATCACTAGTAAAATAAACACTATTACCATCTTTCGTAAAATAGAAATGAGGCTCGTAAGCCTTTTTATCCAAGAATGTGCAATTCCAAGGTTTTAATGTTACATACTTACCTTTAGTAATCTTACCAAGATAAATATCATTAAGTTGATACACATATATTTCCGTATTATCTAATGAAAATCCTAGCATTTGTGCTTTCTTATCGAGATTTTCAACTACTAATTTAGAACTCTCTTTTAGCTTACTCGGCTTGCTCCACTTTCCATCCGGTTGAAATTTTGTAATCATTAGCAATTCATCAGTATTGTCTCTTGCTGACTGAGGATATGCATTATTCTTTTCTGAATAAATTAAGGTACTCATCTCACCATTCACAATAGGGTTATACTGACCAGTGTTAGTATTTATCACCTTACCCAAATTTGAAATTGCATGCGGTGTTGGTGCATCATTCTTGTAAAATATTGCATTTGTTGATGTCTCTATTTGGCGGTTCATGTCGTCGGCTAAAATATAACCAGAATAACTATCCTTGATTTTCCCCTTAAAGTGCTCGAGATATTTTATACCTATTTCATGCTCCCCAATCATATGATAGGTTTTGCCTAGATAAAAGAATGATTCTTGAATAGTGTCTCCTGGAATAGATTTTCTAATTGATATTTTGAA
Encoded here:
- a CDS encoding OmpA family protein, whose translation is MSETDIKAFKETIEVLSAEETIPKVKTKKKARKGKFIFKNINFEFDSYLISNAGETELFRVVDYLVENEKIKIEIGGHTDSVGTRAYNRLLSKRRANSIGDFLLDNGVHKRSFKVVGYGERYRRFSLNLKNRRVELVELPMAADHYKDLDNNRPKPKSNPINDDYEEEFDEDEPNEVVETEYVTMGQLGYYTVQVGAYGYHVDLDFFKGLPDVKEIIDADGMYRYITGQYESFKECSSHLDEVRGYGYQAFIQF
- a CDS encoding PD40 domain-containing protein translates to MLFSISVAISKAQYIKNPDELYNKVKYEQKNYTKYLYYPEVLAMHIEKARAFYIKGNYQAAINKYNMILDTDTTNPFIYHELGLCYFNQGFISKEKALEFFKISIRKSIPGDTIQESFFYLGKTYHMIGEHEIGIKYLEHFKGKIKDSYSGYILADDMNRQIETSTNAIFYKNDAPTPHAISNLGKVINTNTGQYNPIVNGEMSTLIYSEKNNAYPQSARDNTDELLMITKFQPDGKWSKPSKLKESSKLVVENLDKKAQMLGFSLDNTEIYVYQLNDIYLGKITKGKYVTLKPWNCTFLDKKAYEPHFYFTKDGNSVYFTSDREGGYGGLDIYRSVKNEDSTWTVAENLGPIINSKYDEITPFMTTENDRLYFSSLGHSSMGGYDVFYSDNIKEDWSLPKNMRQPINSSMDDLGFVIGPNNKTGLISSSREGGKGDMDIYEFAIECAFINTVRLRGVVMTKDDELVETQITFTNKISGKKVVAYAAASKKGSFIVELKANTNYVMSIERGGYLKQTQEIHTPKQCEPYEIFQVIHMNKKKTGENKIEQTVSFRNAFFDIQKHLLVEQRDVFEKGLIDACTDFINLMEPEDTELNYFINEKKMELNTDTVIADIVKDTIPDYEVENALSNTRVLVDRKVEQISDTEYVVTLNIKHKEIEGSVKLSELIPAHFTAEAVQSAGADMGFSNQELSFT